The Meleagris gallopavo isolate NT-WF06-2002-E0010 breed Aviagen turkey brand Nicholas breeding stock chromosome 20, Turkey_5.1, whole genome shotgun sequence DNA window acTTGTGGATTATTTGGGAGGGGGGGAAGGGTGGGAGAGGGGGAAGAGAGCTCTCTTTGAGCTGTCACAGGAGAAGGTGAGAACAAAGGCTGAGACCCCGAGGAGGCAGCACCCTGGCTCCATGCTCCTGGGGGGGACAAGGCAGAACCggggatggggtgggggtgCCACGCACTGAGGATGCTGAGGAAGTGGCTTCAAAGCAGGGTGAGCTGTGGGGTTCTGAGATGTTCCAGACTCCTGCAGGGCCCGACACTAATGTTGAAAGCCATAATTCCCAGAGggtctttctgttttcttttccttttctttttcttatttttaaatataaaatatctaCCTGGCAAGTCTTACAGAAGGAAGCACTGAATTAAGGGAGACAAGGCTTATGGGGCTTTCTCCCCTAAAAATAGATCCTCTCTTGAAAGAAACAGTGggtgctgcccagggaggtcaGCCAAAGCTGCCTGGACTTGTATTACCACCTCGATCTGAGCTCCAGAATTAGCCTCCTCTCTTGCTGTGTGGGTTCAATGCTCCCTGGAGATGAAATGCATCACaacattcatttaatttaaaagagagTCTAAGACATATGGCATGCCATCGTTTAAATGTTAGAAAAATTCAGCTTTGGACTCTTCCTTGTGATTTGCGGCATGGTAATGAACCAAGGGAAGGGTCTGGgctgtgctcagggctggggCAGGAGTTGGGAAAGATGGAAAGGGCCTCAAACAGGGCTGCTTTTGCCACCTAGAACTGATCTGACCTTTATACAGAAGAAGGAAGGTGATTTGATTTGATTCTCTAGCCTTTCTCTGTGTGGGTGTTTTCTGTGCTCTGCAATTAATAGAATGTTTGGAAGCAATAGGATTGGAATCTCATTTAAAGAACTGAGCGTTCCTTAcgtttttcccctttttaattaaTCTGAGGTCGCTCCTGGGGCGGAGCAGTTGGATGAAGGAACAGGAGGTTAATGCAAGGTGAAGGTGGAAGGGAGTGACAATGCTGATACACCACAGCCGGGCTGGACTGGGGCACctgggaggagcaggagggagtTTGCATGGGGCTTCTGCAGCGTGAGGCACCCTTGGTCACCTGTGCTGGCTCAGCTCCAATCTGTGGTCTAATTTATGTTCATGAAGGGAGGGACAGGggattttttcattgtttcagggtctctgctttgctgtctgAGCAACCGGCGTGCAGGAAAGCACCACGAGGCTACGGAGAGGGCCGATGTGCTTGGGATGCTAtccaggctggggctggggaccTCCTGGCCCCTCTGGCAGATGGCTGGgtgtgagcagtgctggccTGGCAGAGGGACCCCCCGCTCCTCCCCCCGTCATTGCTGCccaccccatccctgctgctgctccccagtgctgcagctggggtCGAGCCatagcactgctgctcctgcagccgGGGAGGCCGCGCTCCCTCAGACACACGTATCTCTGCGCCATTAAAGCCGTTCGAGTTACGCTTTTAGAGCTGTAAGCACACAACTTTCCCACGCTGCCTTCGCAGCGCAACGCCGACAAGACAGGCCTGGATCAGGGGCCTCATCCCGCGTCAGGCTGAGGaataaaatgcttctgaagCACTGAAGGTAGCGGAACATTTTCCGAGTGTCACATTTTAAGATTGCATCTAACGATCTCCATGTCCCACTTATAATTGAAACAGAAGAGAGTGTTcacttttcattcatttttaaaagactatTCAAATACCCTTTCATCTCCGCTAAACAGCCTGCCATGTATTTGAAgccattttatattttgtttctacAGACATCCAAAAAACAGAGGTGAGTATTTTGGAACATTGATAGAAAGATGCAAAGGCTTGCGAGGCGctgaatggcttcaagctgccTTGAACACATTCATCTTCCCAAGAAGAATTAGGCACAGTGTGATTCATTTtaatagcagaagaaaaataatactacGATGTAGTGCTAAGTTCCCCACCTTTGATGGCAGActaaaaaatgagagagagagagagaaaaaaaatctttcttcccTTATGTTGCTGAAGTCTCCCTACACCCATCCGTTATGTCCAGCTTATCAATTAAGACGAACCCCATGAACTTCAGATGGTTTTTAAAACAAGGCACCATCCATTTAAATGTGTAAAACTGCCTGCAGCTCCCTTTAGCTGTGGgattcagttctgggctctgtGTACTCGGTGTGAAGTTGAGCCCTTTGATAGAAGTTTTACTGATGTTTTAAATGAAGTCTTCTCATACACACAAAATAACCCAGATAATTTAAAACTTCACAGTAAAAATAGggtggaggaaaagaaaaaaaagtagtcgGTGCCATTGGTCTAGCAAAAGAAAAGAGGCTGTCTTTGGTTACCAACATGACAGACCAAAAGCCTTTCCACAATTGCTTTCCCAGGGTTACTTGCTGGAGATGGGGAAGGTCTGGGCAACAGCTGGGAGACAAATCCAGCCCTGGTATGGGCAGCTTCCCTCAGCAACAAATTAAGGTCATTCATCTATAAAATAGGTTTTGTACCATAAAGACCAGTGAGAGGACGGGTGCACAGCtaccagcagagccagctctgGTGCCCACagcttagaatcacagaatcattcaggctggaaaagacctccaaggttcccaagtccaacctcaacccatccccaccgtgcccactgaccacatccctcagtgccgcatctctgtggttctggaacacctccagggatgggaacTTCTCCacctcctgggcagctgtgctggtgcctgACCTCTCTCTCAGAGACTTTCCCAATATCCAATCTGTCGGGCTGGGCCAAAGGCAGCCGGAGGAGCCAGGAGGGGCCAGGTGATGTGGGTGGTGGAAGGAGACAAGctggcagccaggagcagccctAGGGCACAATCCCCCCACCCTCCATCACCTCCATCCCATCACTGGCTTGAAGGAGAGCTCCAGCACTGAGGCTTTGAGAAATCACAACTGGCTTCTGCAACCCGAGTCCTCATCTTCAACAGCCCTTTCTCCTCCATCAGCCAGGCTGAATTTGTGTCCCAGCTACCTGGGTGAGCTGTAGGTGATTTAACCACTGTGCTCAACACAGCTTCAGCCTTTCTGATCCCTACCTGAACTGCAATGCTTCCCAGCTGGAATAGCTCCTGACcaggcagggcaggggcagAAGGCAAGGCTGGGCTTTGCTGTTTCCAGCTACCACAAGGTGAGAAGGAATCTTTTCAGACAGCAGAAgttgggagggggggggaaaaaaaggcagacgatattaatttgaaaaatataaaattttaataaaggCTACATCTCTTAATTACAATAATTATTGTAccaagtttgtgtttttttttttttttaaatgaaactctTTATAATGCATAATTTACAGTATAAGTAGAACAAAATGCCATGGCAAAAGTCATGAGTACAGGACTTGTAATAAAAggcataaaatatatttatacataaacCCCTTAAACAAACAAGGGAAAGCTTGAACCCTGAATATAGGGCGACGCATGGTCTAGTAACACCATGCAGGCACAGGTACTGTActgattaaatttaaaaaacactAGAGATAGTGTATTAATATTTTCACCATACATTTTCTACAATATATACAGACTTACACAAGGTAGCAATGGCAAACAGAATGCACAGATTAACTTAATCAAAACCCAACTGTAGAAACGCAAGGTCTTGGGAAAAGGCTGCTGTGTCCTTGCATACGCACTCAAAACTTTGCAAAGGGCTGCAGGGAGTTTTGCTGACATCTCCCATTGGCTCCAATAGTCACTGTGAGGGTAAGGCCAAAAAAAAAGCTACCCCAACCCCCCTACAAATCCCACGCTCCACAACCGTCTGCAAAGACAGCCCATCATAGGTCTGTGTCCTTTAAATTTAAACAAGTTGTGCTAATAACACTGAAGTAGAATGGTTAAAAGATGAGCTATGTGGAATACGAGCGGGTTTTTAACGTGGTTTCTGTGCTGTGTCCTTTAGGTGTGCTCTGTATGACGAGGGGAACTGGATGGCTCCTTTACAGCCCTCCCACACTCGGGTTTTGCTCCAGCTCGCCTCAACACAGGCACTGAACACCATGCTGAACCCTCAatcctgacagcagcacagcaaaaacCTCACACCTCAGAAATCCATGGACAAAACAGCAGGTTGGTGTTGCCGTTGTTACATTGCAGCTGACGGACCGAACGCTTAAGACCTTTATTTCCAATTAGAGCAGCATATGTTCAAATGCACCGGTCTCAAGATGAATGGTAGGACAGTATTTTTAATATCgggttttattattatttctttagaaaagtTTTCTCTTCACTCAGAGAAATACTGGGCATGACACtgttccttccctcctcccccttcaaaaaataaaaataaaaataaaaaaaatcatgaatgaGCTCCTGGCCACACTCCTACGCTTTAGATAGTGGGAacagtataaaaaaataaaatcatcctTCCTCCCATCACGCCACTTCCCAGCCCCTCTCTTCTCCATTGTTAAAGCAGCATATCCAAAAACTGGACTTAAGGGAAAACAGACTGTTCAATAAATATCAATAAGGATTACTGTTAAGGTAAGCTATACATAGTTTCTCTTAGTCCGTAGATTTCAGATCCCCGGGAAATCATATATTATGTATGGAAGTCTCTCAAACACGGTCTGCATCTCCAATAGCCAACAGTGGtcatgtttttaataaatagtATGGGGTTTTTTATCATCTCAGTACCCAACTCATGAAtaataaatgccattttttcctctaaggCTAATTCAGCAAAGTCTTCATAgacttcacttttttcttcattggtTCAAAACTTTCCttcagaactttttttctttttccttgtcatCACTACTGTTGTGTGtccaaaggctttttttttctagcttaaATTTTCTCAAGAAACACAGATGCCATCAATCGATCCTTTCTACTTTCCCAAGAATCCTTCCTTCGTACATGGGCAGAATTGTTTCGTCTTCCCAGATCTCTTCAAACACTGCACCGCAGTCAAACTCGTCGCTTGCCTTTTTGAAGTAGTATCTGTGGCGAGGAGAATTAAAACACAGTTAAAAATCAAAAGGTAAAGTAAAGGATGCTTTGGCAGTTCTTTAAACCACTACATTTCCAATCTCTCTCTCCTAGGATGCTACTTCAGTTCCCAGCGCGGCCAGGAAAAGCTTGGGGCTGGTTCCATATGAAAGCACCGCTGGCACCACAGGGCCACGCAGTGGGATGGCAATGGGACAGCAACGGGACGGTGCTGGGATGGAAGGAGCAGAGACAACAGCTTCTGCAGTACTGTGAGTAACCCACACGCCTTGGCAAGGGATATCCTCAGCAgtaaagaaaattagaaagcgCAGTGATTTCTGGTCAAATATCTtatttgaaagaataaataaatacaatttcaaagcaaagtGTTCTTAAGGTTCCCCTCTCTCCccaccttctttctttcatgtgttttcttgtttcaaagCGGAGGCCCAACATTAAAATTAGCAACTGTTATTAAAAGGAGAGGCTTTTTAGGCATACAGACGGATTAAAGGAAAGCCTTCCCAGCTTCCTGCAAAGCAGAAGCTGAAACCCTGTGGCACTTCTACAGCAAAACTGGGAGCTTCCCATTAGAAGCAACAAAATGCCTAATTCACATCTCCATTTTAAATGACTGAAACTACTGTATTTGCTTTCTGACGCTTCGTAGCGGTCACATGCAAAGAGCAACCCCCGGTCTAGCCTGCAAGATGTGACACTGGAAGGTCAAGTAGCAGTGTCCTGCATTCCTTCTCTTTTGCTCTGGGTCATTAGATCATGAAACCAATGCTCCCAGAGACAAAAAGTACCCCCACCCCTCCTGTGTCAAACAGTAAGGACCCCTCTATTATCCTGAATTAGACCGTTCAGCTTCTTGATTAAAGGTTCCTTTTATCCCGTTTCTAGCTTTCTTCCTTCTAAGGCTGCTTAATTGCATATGCAGAAATGAAGGGCTTCCATTCAGAGGGGTAGCATTTCGGGAGCCTGTCCGTCTGCCGCCGCGCACCTCCTCAGCCATGCCTGCTCCCTGGAAAAGGGCTTTGCCATCTCATCCCCAGAAATGGAAAAACCTCCATCAGATGGATCAccaaaaaaaagtcagtgcCTGAGGGTGGTGGATGGTTGCTGGCTGGGAGGAGTTTgcaaaaaaaggagaggaaatcaAGCTCCCTTTTACTACCGAAACTGAAAAGCCAAGGCATCCAAAGCATGCTCTTACAATCTGGGTGTGAAGTAGTGATGGTCAgattatgcatttttaaaaatcaccaGCAATGCTGGCTTTCAAATCTATCAATTTCTAGGATATGTTCAAGTTGTTTTGGTAGGGGGCTACAGGCTGGCTTCTTGGTTCAAGAGACTGAAGCAGCTCCATTTAGTCAAGGTACGTTTAGGGTTTATGTTAGTCAAGTCGATCCAAGCCAAACTGACACATGTTGTGTCCTTAATGGTTCAGCAAGGAAAATATCCTCACATCCTCACAGGCTGTGTTTGCTGGCGGCCATGGCACAGCTCCCACCCTGTTAACGCTGCAGGTCAAGGCCACAATTCCCCAGGCCAGCAGGCttgaaacaaaacccaaaacaggGAAAGTTTGAATGAATTACAAAGaactttctctttcctttccccttctccgCCCCTCTGCAGATAACAGCCGCTCTTCCCAATAACTTCCTCCCCAAGCCCAAACGCTGGCTGTGTTTACAACATTTTTATTGGAGAAAACATGCTGTGACCTTTTACATAATTACAACCttatttcacagagaaaaggagaaaaaaatatagaaaaaaaaaaaaggaaggaggcaAAGCAAAATCCTCCCCCACACCATCTTCAAACAAGGCGTTCGGCTCTTATTTGCTCAGAAACGGGCTTTCCATTGAAACATATTTTATGTGGCaagctttgcctttttttttttcttttattcctccCCTCCTTTTTGGACATCTGGTACCAATAGAGCCGAGCAGGCCTGGCGTTACTGCTCTGTTTTGAACCTCTGCCACGTTAAGATTACCCGACACCACCcagtttttgtgtgtgtgtgtatgtttgttttttgttaacGCCATCAGCGTTCAATCACTGCTTGATTCCTTCGTTTTTGGGGCTGGGAGGAGCAAAGCAgtgagggctgtggggctgccccacggCCAGCGGGCACAGGTCTCAGTGCAGGGAAGAGCAGGGCCTGAAGTACCCGCCTTGCAAACTGATTCAATCAATAAAGAATTTGGAGAGTCGAGCATTTATGCATGTCTTTGTGCATTAAATGAAAGGCAAAGGCTTCAAAGACATGCTTATTAAATGTgccttaaaaagaaatcaatgccAGATGTGACCAAAGCGGCCTAGTTAGTGCCTCCCGTAACACACACACCACTCCGGGCACTGCGGCCTTCTTCCCTGAAGGTCACCCGCAGTTTCACTCAAAGTCCAGCCAAAAGTCAAAGCTTAGATCAAAATGATTCCCTGGAGGTACACACATTTGTGTAATTAGTTTCACCTTGTGTCTGTGCAAGATAAAATACTGGGCACATACCCAAGTTCCTTTTATAAATTTCAGTATTGTCTTTACCCAGGTGTAAAGGGGTGAGATCTAAGCAAAACATTGTTTCATCCTTGTCAGtcacttaaaaacattttctaaagtaATTACAGTCTGACAAGACACAAATAATTGCACCTGGAGGGGCTTTCAGGCCACAGAGGTTCCAGTATCCTACTATAGCACTCAGTCGTCACACAAAAATTGctacagaaagcaaacatttaaaaaaaaaaaaaagattttttttggggggggcaGGAGAATAGAGCAGCAGCAAATCACAGCAAGGCTCAGAAAACTGGGCTGCAACTGGGCTGTGGGGTTGCACCTGTGTTTGCAGTGTAAAGGAGGTGCGTGGTAGGCCAGGAGAGGCTCTGCAAGCTGAAAAATGGCACAGGGGTGAAAGTAACACCAGAAGCTCTCCTGGAGGGTATCCAGGTTGGGTGTACTTGCAGGTTGCTGCCATCTGATGGCAGCTGGGCGGGCTGCAAAGATGGTTTTTGGGCAGGACTGGCAATATTtcagccccagccccactggGTGGCATCCAGAGACAGACCCTGGATTAGCATCCTTCAGCCCGAGAGCTCCCTGGGGTGAGTTCTGATCCGCATAGGTGGAATTTCCAATGCTAGAGACAAGCCAGCCATGGTGCACCAGCTGGAAAGTCctcttaacaaaacaaaatgaccATTTGGAAGTTAAATGGGAGGCTGCCAGTTACAGGGCAGGCTGCCTGGCTCTTTGAAGAAGTGCCAAATTCAGTGCAAATGCAATCCTTCAAGCTGGACCTTTCCCCCCTGCTCAGCCTGAAGGAGAAGTGGCAGACAGATGATCCCACTCGCACCCGAATCCACTGGGAGAGTAAAGCAAAAGCAGCCAACAAAGACACAGCCATGGGAACAGGAAGAGCAAGGAAGCAGCAAACTGGCTAAACTGGGCCCTGGCAACCAGACACGTGGGGTTTGCTGGTGCTTGAGGAGCAACCCAGTATTTCTGGTGGATTTTTCCCTACTAGGCAGaggttttttcccccctaacaaagagaaaaagcttttcaagagCTGAAGCAAACTGGCCTACACCTCAGCTACATGCCCAGACCCATGCAGCATCCCAATCTCACACCTATTGGATTTATGGCAACACTGTTCAAACAACCACCAGGAGCTGGTGGGGCAGAGATGGCACTGTGCCTGCTGCTCTACACCCCCGAGTTGCACTTAAGGtttgagtaagaaaaaaaaaaaaaaaaatacaacaagcTCCAAAAGGTGATGTAAGCATGTCATTGTGGGTAGCTTTGCAAAAAGATCAGCTGatccttttgttttatttcagtacttgaaaGAATTGCAGAGATTCTTACCTGTAATTTCCCTTTTTGCTCAGCTGTTCTTTAAAGTGCCCAAGTGTCAGGCTCTGGGCCTTTAACATCCTCCTGTAGGGAATTTCTTCTCCGCAAAAAAAATAGGTGACAACCAACTCACTAGACTGAGAGGTGTGAACAACTGGGAGTTTCTTTGGCTCTTTGTGGctgtgaaacaaaaacaaaacacaacacacaAAAACTCTATTTTTCCATCTGAGAACAGGCAGTTTCACGGCGCTCAGTCTACATGTAGCACTGGTCAGAAATACAGTGGGTGTGACCTGAAAGTCAGATATTCCTGCACTCGAAGTGAATTTGTCATGCTGTGTTTGCACAGCACTTAGCCCTGTGGGATGCTGGGCTCTGACAGCAGCTCCTGGTCGCTTTGATGGTGAAAATATCAGCATCACAAAGTGCCCAGCCTCAGGGTGCATCTGGGCAGCGGAGGCTCAGCACCATTTGCTGGGTGGGAGAACGGCGGGATGGAGGGGAGGAACTTGCTGGAACATAGGCAGCAGGACTGATAGCCAGATGAGCGTGCACAGGGCTCACCCCACATCCCAGATCAGAGCATTGAACATATCTGAGTTTCATTAACAATCAATCTGCCTTCATAGAAAGCATCTGACAAGCCTCCTCCTAATGCACAGAACTACCTGCAGCCAATAGCAGATAACAGAACCAAATTGCTGCCAACTGAGGCACCTGAGAAACACAGGTGAGCTTATTTTCACCCGTGAGCAGCAAGGATAAAATTAACTGCATCTTGTCATTTGAAATAAGGAACACTTCTTAAGgaataattaaaacaatattgCACAGCAAAATGGCAACGCTCTGGTAAATGCCATGCAGCCAAATCTACAACTGCTTCTGAGGCAATGTACACTTGGCATGTCAAAAGGTCACAAAGTGTTAGTCCACAGTAATTTAGTCTTCCTAATTTGTTCTAAGTCTTTGTAGAGtggcttcagaaaaaaagctgctaGCAAAGACAGCTGGTGGACTTAAGGTCAaccaattaaaaatgaaaggctCTAGTCAGGTGGCTCAGTCTGGACTTCAAACATTACTCATTGCTTAAGATGAAGagggtaagaaagaaaactttaattATTTAGGCCATTTTAGACCTCTCTGTAGCAGATTTCTTGTTAAAAGAACCATCCTGTAATTAGACTAATCCAATCTTTGTCCACTTTACAGGAATGCAAGTTAAAAAGAGCCGGAGACAagatttgaaaatgttttgttctttcttcaagAAGAATGTTTAAAAGACTAAACTTCAGATATAAaaatttcctgctttttcaaagcacaatccatttaatgaaaatataattattacTATACATGCATATTTCCCAATCCTCTTATGCACATGCAATACTTACTCTTCTGTCGTTAGACTTGCATTGCAAAAAGGGGTGTTTCCCCCCTGTACAGCAGTGGAGTGGTTTCGATCCCTCTGCTGATTTGAGGTTGAGCATCTGAAGTTGGAGGGGAACACAtgggggaagagaaggaaaagaaaaaaagatacattttttaaactgttgaaATACGATCTTCCTAATTGAAATCTCCTGTGGATTGTTAAGTTGCTCTTTGTATCAACCTGCACATGTTGTAAACAAtcaaaggaagaattaaaaatactCTGGGCTAATGATCGTTCCATGCCCAAATGAATGATAACCAGCCCAGTTCTCCACTTGGTATGTAGCTGGAGTCCATCCCAGAGGAAAAACGGGCAAATTACAGCCATCAAAAGAGTGGAAGTAATACTCTACGATTCAAACTATTTATATTGGGGTAGGGTGGGGTTGGAATAAGGAGGCTCATCCCTGGGGCTTGGCCAAGCTGTGCCGTCATGCAGCCCTATGATCCGGCCCCATTCCCGACCTGGACCTCTACCTACAACGGGAGGAAGATGCCATCCATGCCTGCTACAGCCCTACCAGCCCTCAGCCTCCACCTGTCTGAAGAAAAGCACAACCCAACACCCAGCAACCAGCCCTGGCCGAGGCTCCTTTCCTTACACAAAGCCACGAAGCTCCCACATCCCAGCACCGAGCCCAGCGAGAACACCCCATCCCTCCCACCACTCTTACCGTTGCTTCTGAGGCTTGGAGACTTCGGCGAGCCGGCGGCACGCTTCCTCCAACTGGGCGAGGGTGTTGGGTGGGGTGAGCGGGGGCATGGCAGGGTCCTGGATGAAGGGGTGGGCAGGCTGTGCCCCGCGCGGGTGGCTGCTGGGCCCCCAGGGGTGGTGGCGGCCGGGGCGCTCGCTGGGAGCCCCCTTGGCGAAGTCAGAGCTGTAGGCcttctttgtgctttgtgtgcttggggaggggaggaagtCGGGttagaaaagctggaaaatatGACTTTAATAGCAGCTCCTATTCTGCTCGCTCCCTCTCAAAAGTCTGTCATAACATGAAAGGAGGTTTATTGccaaaaacatgacatttttgtggtttttctgGTTCTGCGGAACAGCTTTTATATTAAACCAGAGGACCAAAGAGTCTCATTTGTTTTTAGCGATTGTAAAAATAGACAGCCCatgtaatatataaatatttaccGGGAGCGATATTGCAGTAGACAGCTGCGTATTTACCTATGGGGCTTGTGCTTATTTTGTCTCTCGCTCTCCAGCATCCACTGCCAGACGTTCTGTGCCCGGTCCGCCTCACCGCCAGGTAGCTGCACCCCACTGGGGCCAGGCAGCCCTCCATCCCCGGGCAGCAGGGTGATGTTCTCCACTCCTCGGCCCGGCCTCTTGGTCAGCGTGCCTGTCCTGCTGATGGCGAGAAGGGGACAGAGCTCACCATTAGCCCACCATTAGTCCCCCTGTGCTGTCCCACCACCCAGCCTCACACAGCCCCGTTGCAGCGAGCTGGTGGGTTTGGGTGGGTGCAATGGAGAAAGGCTCGTGGCTTACCCAAAGGGCTCCAGTGAAGGGAGAGGTGGGTCAGTGCCCTTCGTGTGGCCCTTGCACTTGGAGAAGCAGTAGTAGTCGCTGCCTGccgggcagcagcactgcacccgCTGCGCTGCCTCCGCCTCGATCTGCTCCTTCGTCTTGGGCACGGCGTGATGGTGGATATAGTGGTGGTGGACATGCTTGGTGGTCTGCTTGGTGATAAATCCCTTACCCAGGAGGGCGCAGGTGGCTGGtgaggcagtgctgggctgcagcttaCCCCCCAGCAAGTGGTCAGGGGAGCGGGCGCGGGGGCTGTGCCGGCCCATGCCAGGCGACTGGCAGCCGGGGGTCTTCAGCACGCGGGAGAGGTGTTCATCCAGGATGGCCTGGGGGTCCTCCTCGTAGCTGCCAGATGGCAGGAGCGAGAGcgggtgctgctggtgctgggggTTCACCATCTCCCGACCGCTCTGCAGGCTGGTGGGGAGCTCCAAGCCTTCCTTCTCCTCATCCTGGAAGGAAAATACGGGTAAGAAATAGATGCAAAGGGACAGGCAGCTCTTGAGGTTGTGCCCCCACAGCTCACCCAGTACAAGAGCCACATTCCTCCCTGTGCTCTTAGCCCTCGGCATGGGCAGTAtgcagcccctctgcccccCCAACCCAGCAGCGTGCAGGGAGCTCTGCCCAGCCCCGGCAGGGCTAATCCTCCTCCTACCTCCTTGatttgctgcagcctctcctccaGACTGTCCATGGTTTCTTGCTCCTGCTTCAGCTTCTCCAGCCGGGAAATGAGCTCCGCAGCAAAGGCAGCCGGCTCCACCGGGGTCATCTCCTTGGGAAGGCGGTGGGTCCTCTACAAGGAGCGGGGACAGAAGGCACAAG harbors:
- the AXIN2 gene encoding axin-2 isoform X2, with protein sequence MPVPAAPRRNENGLGEPEGSASPDSPLARWTKSLHSLLGDQDGAYLFRTFLEREKCVDTLDFWFACNGFRQMDLKDTKTSRVAKAIYKRYIENNSIVSKQLKPATKTYIRDSIKKQQIDSIMFDQAQTEIQTVMEENAYQMFLTSDIYLEYVRSGGENPAYMSSNGLGSLKVVCGYLPTLNEEEEWSCADFKSKMLPSVVGLSSKTLRVTASVRATETLENGYRSFKRNDPVNPYHVSSGYVFAPATSANDSEISSDALTDDSMSMTDSSVDGIPPYRIGSKKQLQREMHRSVKANGQVSLPHFPRTHRLPKEMTPVEPAAFAAELISRLEKLKQEQETMDSLEERLQQIKEDEEKEGLELPTSLQSGREMVNPQHQQHPLSLLPSGSYEEDPQAILDEHLSRVLKTPGCQSPGMGRHSPRARSPDHLLGGKLQPSTASPATCALLGKGFITKQTTKHVHHHYIHHHAVPKTKEQIEAEAAQRVQCCCPAGSDYYCFSKCKGHTKGTDPPLPSLEPFGTGTLTKRPGRGVENITLLPGDGGLPGPSGVQLPGGEADRAQNVWQWMLESERQNKHKPHSTQSTKKAYSSDFAKGAPSERPGRHHPWGPSSHPRGAQPAHPFIQDPAMPPLTPPNTLAQLEEACRRLAEVSKPQKQRCSTSNQQRDRNHSTAVQGGNTPFCNASLTTEDHKEPKKLPVVHTSQSSELVVTYFFCGEEIPYRRMLKAQSLTLGHFKEQLSKKGNYRYYFKKASDEFDCGAVFEEIWEDETILPMYEGRILGKVERID
- the AXIN2 gene encoding axin-2 isoform X1, with the translated sequence MPVPAAPRRNENGLGEPEGSASPDSPLARWTKSLHSLLGDQDGAYLFRTFLEREKCVDTLDFWFACNGFRQMDLKDTKTSRVAKAIYKRYIENNSIVSKQLKPATKTYIRDSIKKQQIDSIMFDQAQTEIQTVMEENAYQMFLTSDIYLEYVRSGGENPAYMSSNGLGSLKVVCGYLPTLNEEEEWSCADFKSKMLPSVVGLSSKTLRVTASVRATETLENGYRSFKRNDPVNPYHVSSGYVFAPATSANDSEISSDALTDDSMSMTDSSVDGIPPYRIGSKKQLQREMHRSVKANGQVSLPHFPRTHRLPKEMTPVEPAAFAAELISRLEKLKQEQETMDSLEERLQQIKEDEEKEGLELPTSLQSGREMVNPQHQQHPLSLLPSGSYEEDPQAILDEHLSRVLKTPGCQSPGMGRHSPRARSPDHLLGGKLQPSTASPATCALLGKGFITKQTTKHVHHHYIHHHAVPKTKEQIEAEAAQRVQCCCPAGSDYYCFSKCKGHTKGTDPPLPSLEPFGRTGTLTKRPGRGVENITLLPGDGGLPGPSGVQLPGGEADRAQNVWQWMLESERQNKHKPHSTQSTKKAYSSDFAKGAPSERPGRHHPWGPSSHPRGAQPAHPFIQDPAMPPLTPPNTLAQLEEACRRLAEVSKPQKQRCSTSNQQRDRNHSTAVQGGNTPFCNASLTTEDHKEPKKLPVVHTSQSSELVVTYFFCGEEIPYRRMLKAQSLTLGHFKEQLSKKGNYRYYFKKASDEFDCGAVFEEIWEDETILPMYEGRILGKVERID